A stretch of Pseudomonas sp. LS.1a DNA encodes these proteins:
- a CDS encoding acetolactate synthase large subunit, with product MAKAADVVVQCLENEGVEYVFGIPGEENLDLLESLRKSKIKLVLTRHEQSAGFMAATYGRLTGKTGVSLSTLGPGATNLVTASAYAYLGGMPMMMITGQKPIKKSKQGRFQIIDVCGMMDPITKYTHQFASADNIPARMREAFRLAEEEKPGAVHLELPEDIAAEQTDSLPIPPSLSRRPLAEHKAIEAAVEKLQNARNPILVIGAGANRKMTAKVLKQLIDKTGIPFITTQMGKGVVDERHPRFLGNAALSSGDFVHRAVEAADLIVNIGHDVIEKPPFFMVRGGTEVIHINFRSAEVDAVYFPQVEVIGDIANAVWQISEALSDTTHWDFTRLMAIREANEAQIAEGADDNRFPVYPQRMVADIRRVLPSEGIVALDNGIYKIWFARNYKAHKPNTVLLDNALATMGAGLPSAMAAHLVHPDRPVISVCGDGGFMMNSQELETAVRLGMHITVVILRDDGYGMIRWKQANMGFTDFGLDYGNPDFVKYAEAYGANGHRVESAEGLLPLLEHCIKTPGVHVIDCPVDYSENDRILNSELRERALAV from the coding sequence ATGGCCAAGGCCGCCGATGTCGTTGTGCAATGCCTGGAAAACGAAGGTGTCGAGTATGTGTTCGGCATTCCTGGTGAGGAAAACCTCGACCTGCTCGAATCCCTGCGCAAGTCGAAGATCAAGCTGGTACTTACCCGTCACGAGCAGTCCGCAGGTTTCATGGCTGCTACCTATGGTCGCCTGACCGGCAAGACCGGCGTCAGCCTGTCTACCCTCGGCCCTGGCGCCACCAACCTGGTCACCGCCAGCGCCTACGCCTACCTGGGCGGCATGCCGATGATGATGATCACCGGCCAGAAGCCGATCAAGAAGTCCAAGCAGGGCCGCTTCCAGATCATCGACGTGTGCGGCATGATGGACCCCATCACCAAGTACACCCACCAATTCGCCTCGGCCGACAACATCCCGGCCCGTATGCGCGAAGCCTTCCGCCTGGCTGAGGAAGAAAAGCCGGGTGCCGTGCACCTGGAGCTACCGGAAGACATCGCCGCCGAGCAGACCGACAGCCTGCCGATCCCGCCTAGCCTGAGCCGTCGCCCGCTGGCCGAGCACAAGGCCATCGAAGCTGCCGTGGAGAAACTGCAGAACGCCCGTAACCCGATCCTGGTGATCGGCGCCGGCGCCAACCGCAAGATGACCGCCAAGGTCCTCAAGCAACTGATCGACAAGACCGGCATCCCGTTCATCACCACCCAGATGGGTAAAGGTGTGGTCGACGAGCGTCACCCACGCTTCCTGGGCAACGCCGCGCTGTCGTCGGGTGACTTCGTGCACCGCGCCGTCGAAGCTGCCGACCTGATCGTCAACATCGGTCACGACGTGATCGAGAAGCCACCGTTCTTCATGGTCCGTGGCGGCACCGAGGTCATCCACATCAACTTCCGCTCTGCCGAAGTCGATGCCGTGTACTTCCCGCAGGTGGAAGTGATTGGCGACATCGCCAACGCCGTGTGGCAGATCAGCGAAGCGCTGAGTGACACCACACACTGGGACTTCACTCGCCTGATGGCCATCCGTGAAGCCAACGAAGCACAGATCGCCGAAGGGGCCGACGACAACCGCTTCCCGGTCTACCCGCAGCGCATGGTCGCCGACATCCGTCGCGTGCTGCCGTCCGAAGGCATCGTTGCCCTGGACAACGGCATCTACAAGATCTGGTTCGCCCGTAACTACAAGGCGCACAAGCCGAACACCGTACTGCTGGACAACGCCCTGGCGACCATGGGCGCCGGCCTGCCATCGGCCATGGCTGCGCACCTGGTGCACCCGGACCGCCCGGTGATCTCGGTTTGCGGTGACGGCGGCTTCATGATGAACAGCCAGGAGCTGGAGACTGCGGTACGCTTGGGGATGCACATCACCGTGGTGATCCTGCGTGACGACGGCTACGGCATGATCCGCTGGAAGCAGGCGAACATGGGCTTCACCGATTTCGGCCTGGACTACGGCAACCCGGACTTCGTCAAGTACGCCGAAGCCTACGGTGCCAACGGCCACCGCGTGGAAAGCGCCGAAGGCCTGCTGCCGCTGCTCGAGCACTGCATCAAGACCCCGGGCGTGCACGTGATCGACTGCCCGGTCGATTACAGCGAGAACGACCGCATCCTCAACAGCGAGCTGCGTGAGCGCGCGCTGGCGGTGTAA
- a CDS encoding dTMP kinase: protein MTRPLFVSIDGPKGTGKTTLLEAVTKALRADHKKVIRLCEKKSDPYRGETMALVNQLARNPSRDLELRVCERFAESRAWISRHVLPRQPAGSIILIDRWYPSDAAFRRTVPFDEILRLNIERYVQVPDLHVGVVTAPDTSWARAAARTRGLGSTVIHSLDEQVACTEAFERAIADYGWVLCRNEGAIEDATRQVVDEIDSVLRPRHRP from the coding sequence ATGACCCGCCCGCTGTTTGTTTCCATCGATGGGCCCAAGGGCACCGGCAAAACCACACTTCTGGAAGCCGTTACCAAGGCGCTTAGGGCTGACCACAAGAAAGTGATCCGGCTTTGCGAGAAAAAAAGCGACCCCTACCGGGGGGAAACCATGGCCCTCGTCAACCAACTGGCCAGAAACCCCTCCCGGGACCTGGAGCTGAGGGTATGCGAGCGCTTTGCCGAAAGCCGTGCCTGGATTTCCCGGCACGTGCTCCCCAGGCAGCCAGCGGGCAGTATCATCCTGATCGATCGCTGGTACCCGTCTGATGCCGCATTTCGCCGTACCGTGCCGTTCGACGAGATCCTGCGCCTGAACATCGAGCGATATGTGCAAGTGCCCGATTTGCACGTAGGCGTTGTCACGGCCCCCGACACCTCGTGGGCAAGGGCCGCGGCACGAACGCGTGGGTTGGGCAGTACGGTAATCCATAGCCTGGACGAGCAGGTTGCCTGTACCGAGGCGTTCGAGCGTGCGATTGCGGATTACGGCTGGGTTCTATGCCGTAATGAAGGGGCCATCGAGGATGCAACAAGGCAGGTCGTGGACGAAATCGATAGCGTGCTTCGACCACGTCATCGACCGTGA
- a CDS encoding MgtC/SapB family protein: MLDTLNVGHGAVALGIGMLVGLERERKKGRNEDHAAAGLRTFAITALLGYVSMLLAGPMLVGVASLGLVLMLCMHYRKHADKDPEVTSEIALLLVLTLGALSLNEPELATAVGVVLTVLLAMQRELHHFVLQQLSEEELRDGLMLLTVALVVLPLTPDRFLGPYSVLNPRTICTLVVLLMAVGAVGHIAMRLMGPRYGLPLSAIASGFASGTATIALLAREARQQKLAVRSFAAAAVLSNLASITQFALVLTIIDRHLLSPFVISIGLGALVTVVYGILLLAPWRAASGGSAAHQGNGAFSLWTALIITLALTGVALFSAFLLQHLGHNGVSIAAFVSGLGDAHAATASVASLVKAGRLEVADVVVPGMMAVTGNTLTKCVLALSNGGFRFARYLVPAQIIILGTMWLGLTIY, encoded by the coding sequence ATGCTCGACACCCTGAATGTCGGACACGGCGCCGTGGCGCTGGGCATCGGCATGCTGGTAGGGCTTGAGCGCGAACGCAAGAAAGGCCGCAACGAAGACCATGCCGCAGCCGGACTCAGGACCTTCGCCATCACCGCCCTGCTGGGTTACGTCAGCATGTTGCTGGCAGGGCCGATGCTGGTCGGGGTCGCCAGTCTGGGCCTGGTACTGATGCTCTGCATGCACTACCGCAAGCATGCCGACAAAGATCCTGAGGTCACCAGCGAAATCGCTCTGCTGCTGGTGCTGACTCTGGGCGCGCTGAGCCTGAACGAGCCCGAGCTTGCTACAGCGGTAGGCGTGGTACTGACGGTGCTGTTGGCCATGCAGCGTGAGCTTCATCACTTCGTACTGCAGCAGCTTAGTGAAGAAGAACTGCGCGATGGCTTGATGTTGCTGACGGTTGCACTCGTGGTACTGCCGTTGACGCCGGACCGGTTCCTGGGCCCCTACAGCGTGCTCAACCCGCGCACGATCTGCACGTTGGTCGTCCTGCTGATGGCTGTCGGTGCAGTGGGCCATATCGCCATGCGCCTGATGGGCCCTCGATATGGCTTGCCTTTGAGCGCAATAGCGTCAGGCTTTGCCTCAGGCACGGCCACCATTGCGCTGCTGGCCCGTGAAGCGCGGCAACAAAAACTTGCAGTCAGATCCTTCGCGGCCGCGGCGGTGCTGTCCAACCTTGCCAGCATTACGCAATTCGCTTTGGTGCTGACTATCATCGACCGGCACCTGCTGAGCCCTTTCGTGATATCGATCGGGCTTGGCGCATTGGTCACGGTGGTTTACGGAATATTACTGCTGGCACCTTGGCGTGCCGCTTCTGGCGGTTCCGCGGCACATCAGGGTAACGGTGCCTTCAGTCTCTGGACCGCACTGATCATCACGCTTGCCCTGACCGGCGTCGCCCTGTTCTCAGCGTTTCTTCTTCAGCACCTAGGCCACAACGGCGTCAGCATTGCGGCATTCGTCAGCGGGCTGGGTGATGCCCACGCAGCAACTGCGTCGGTGGCCTCGCTAGTGAAGGCCGGACGGCTGGAGGTAGCCGATGTTGTGGTTCCAGGCATGATGGCCGTGACCGGGAACACGCTGACCAAATGTGTGCTGGCGCTCAGCAATGGCGGTTTCCGGTTTGCGCGTTATCTCGTTCCAGCACAGATCATCATCCTCGGGACAATGTGGCTTGGGCTGACTATCTACTGA
- a CDS encoding universal stress protein yields the protein MENPQRLLLLASALMRRTPVYDRAAALAKAKGMALHIVAFDYLEGLATAGLVNDQALAVMREGYVQQHRDWLESQALSMRRNGVTVTTEVVWVQHPLDEILAHLREQPFAMLIKELEHEPWWMRAMFTSLDVQLLRDTRIPLHLVHNASHALPRKILAAVDLSRPEDQYEGFNDQIISEALKLALQCNAQIELLYAYDLGSMYLDAGGSREHSFLFDSNSARTLHEAQSEAFQSLAERNGIAAEHRHMRIGDPAKTLAVFMDNNDIDVLVMGSYHHHGIGWFIGSTAERVMHRLSSSVLVISPEHSQG from the coding sequence ATGGAAAATCCACAAAGACTGCTGCTGTTAGCGTCAGCCCTGATGCGCCGGACTCCGGTCTATGATCGCGCAGCAGCGCTGGCCAAGGCCAAGGGCATGGCGCTGCACATTGTGGCGTTCGATTATCTGGAAGGGCTTGCCACGGCGGGTCTGGTCAATGACCAGGCGCTGGCTGTCATGCGCGAAGGCTATGTACAGCAGCACCGTGACTGGCTGGAGTCCCAGGCGCTGTCGATGCGGCGCAATGGTGTCACGGTCACCACGGAAGTGGTGTGGGTGCAGCATCCACTGGACGAGATCCTCGCGCACTTGCGCGAGCAGCCTTTCGCAATGCTGATCAAGGAGCTCGAGCATGAGCCCTGGTGGATGCGCGCCATGTTCACGTCACTGGATGTTCAGCTACTGCGCGATACACGCATCCCGTTGCACCTGGTACACAACGCCAGCCATGCGCTGCCGCGAAAGATCCTTGCAGCCGTGGACCTGTCCAGGCCTGAAGATCAGTATGAGGGCTTCAACGACCAGATCATCAGTGAAGCGCTGAAGTTGGCATTGCAATGCAATGCCCAGATCGAATTGCTATATGCCTATGACCTGGGGTCGATGTATCTGGACGCTGGCGGCAGCCGGGAACACTCGTTCCTGTTCGACTCGAATTCCGCCCGAACCCTTCATGAGGCCCAGAGCGAAGCTTTCCAGTCGCTTGCCGAGCGCAATGGCATCGCCGCCGAACACCGCCACATGCGAATAGGCGATCCAGCCAAGACCCTGGCGGTGTTCATGGATAACAATGATATCGATGTGCTGGTCATGGGCAGTTATCACCACCATGGCATCGGCTGGTTTATCGGCAGCACGGCGGAACGGGTGATGCATCGTCTGTCCAGCAGCGTACTGGTTATTTCACCGGAGCATTCCCAAGGCTGA
- a CDS encoding helix-turn-helix domain-containing protein → MSGPVDMGARPHVKCLACSLSRLCLPASLSADEVDQLERIVRRNRPLKKGAYLFKADEPMEHVFALRSGAIKNFLLDAEGNERVTGFVLPGEMLGLDAIGASHYRSYALALEVSLVCSIRLDQLVDLSGQIPGLRYQLLHMLSLGIQGKDEHLRCCHGRADQRLSIFLLGMSARYHDRGLRADVFNLPMSRSDIANYLDLTQETVSRLFTRFIEAGFMQCAGREVRIVDQQGLLNLSRLEEPI, encoded by the coding sequence ATGTCAGGCCCTGTAGATATGGGGGCAAGGCCCCATGTGAAGTGCCTTGCGTGTTCGTTGAGCCGCCTTTGCTTGCCCGCTAGCCTCAGTGCTGACGAAGTGGACCAGCTGGAACGTATCGTGCGCCGTAACCGTCCGTTGAAGAAGGGCGCCTATCTGTTCAAGGCCGACGAGCCCATGGAGCATGTATTTGCCCTGCGCTCGGGGGCCATCAAGAACTTCCTGCTTGATGCCGAGGGCAACGAGCGGGTCACTGGCTTCGTCCTGCCGGGTGAGATGCTGGGGCTGGACGCTATCGGTGCGAGTCATTATCGAAGCTACGCGCTGGCGCTTGAAGTTTCTCTGGTCTGCTCCATCCGGCTGGATCAGCTGGTTGATCTGTCAGGGCAGATCCCTGGCTTACGCTACCAGCTACTGCATATGCTGAGCCTGGGCATCCAGGGCAAGGATGAACACCTGCGGTGCTGCCATGGGCGGGCCGATCAACGGTTGTCGATATTCCTGTTGGGCATGTCGGCGCGCTACCATGACCGCGGATTGAGGGCTGATGTTTTCAATCTACCCATGTCCCGTAGCGATATCGCAAACTACCTGGACCTCACTCAGGAAACCGTCAGCCGGTTGTTCACCCGGTTCATCGAGGCAGGGTTCATGCAATGCGCAGGGCGCGAGGTACGAATTGTCGACCAACAAGGGCTGCTCAACCTCAGCCGGCTGGAGGAACCCATTTAA
- a CDS encoding potassium channel family protein codes for MLIVTLINMLVVILVVIIHYECLLRLNDWLPQLKLWSRFRIVAGVFGALLAHALEVWCFALAYYLMAHADGWGTLSGNFDGSFLDCVYFSFTTYTTIGFGDIAPTGHLKYLTGLQALTGLVLITWTASFLFLEMQKYWKAK; via the coding sequence ATGCTCATCGTCACATTGATCAACATGCTGGTGGTCATACTGGTGGTAATCATTCACTACGAATGCTTGCTGCGTCTGAATGACTGGCTACCGCAGCTGAAATTGTGGAGCCGATTCCGAATAGTCGCGGGTGTGTTCGGCGCGCTGCTGGCCCATGCCCTGGAGGTCTGGTGTTTTGCCTTGGCCTATTACCTGATGGCTCACGCTGATGGCTGGGGCACGCTCAGTGGCAATTTCGATGGCAGCTTCCTGGATTGCGTGTACTTTTCCTTCACCACCTACACCACCATCGGCTTCGGCGACATCGCCCCTACCGGGCACCTCAAATACCTCACTGGCCTGCAGGCATTGACCGGCCTGGTGCTGATCACCTGGACAGCTTCGTTCCTGTTCCTGGAAATGCAGAAGTACTGGAAAGCCAAATAG
- the ftsH gene encoding ATP-dependent zinc metalloprotease FtsH, with translation MNKGQPWKFYFLAIGLSVLAAVQLGLFNRPAVQAIPYSQFLQLLEQQKVNDLRIEHDRILGRLQEPIDGHSLFSTVRIDPVLSEQLGRSGAVFTGVAEDSALATTVGWFMPLLMMLVLWYFLFHGLGEKQGLGGLMGVGKSRARVYVERDIKVTFADVAGIDDVKDELTEIVAFLKNKAWYARLGAHVPKGTLLVGPPGTGKTLVAKAIAGEAAVPFFSISGSEFVEMFVGVGAARVRDLFDQARQAAPCIIFIDELDALGKMRGLGSLGGNDEKEQTLNQLLAELDGFDAREGVVLLAATNRPEVLDPALLRAGRFDRQILIDRPDRKGRLAILKVHLHKIVYKNDLDCERIAEITPGLTGADLANLVNEAAIIATRRASQWVELQDFTAAVERLVAGVERKGNVLRDDERQVVAYHEMGHALAASSLPAMDPVHKVSIIPRAAGSLGYTLQRPTDDRFLISAQMLRDRIVVMMAGRAAENLAFGQVSTGAADDLGRATDIARQLITRFGMSAELGQAVLERQQAGYLGESVLRQERKDYSEQTAREIDLGIRGLLEEAYSRARVLLEQRRADLDAGARLLLAKETITPEEFPALLPLVKEPVTYPLLDTAK, from the coding sequence ATGAACAAGGGTCAGCCATGGAAATTCTATTTCCTGGCCATCGGGCTGTCGGTGCTGGCCGCAGTTCAACTCGGCCTGTTCAACCGGCCGGCGGTGCAGGCCATTCCTTACAGTCAGTTTTTACAGCTGCTGGAACAGCAGAAAGTCAACGACCTGCGCATCGAGCACGACCGCATCCTGGGCAGGCTGCAGGAACCCATCGATGGACATTCGCTGTTTTCCACGGTGCGTATCGACCCGGTGCTCAGCGAGCAGCTGGGGCGATCGGGGGCGGTGTTTACCGGCGTCGCCGAGGACAGCGCGCTGGCCACCACGGTGGGCTGGTTCATGCCACTGCTGATGATGCTGGTTTTGTGGTACTTCCTGTTCCATGGGCTTGGTGAAAAACAGGGCCTGGGCGGGCTGATGGGTGTAGGCAAGTCACGCGCCCGCGTCTATGTCGAGCGCGATATCAAGGTGACCTTTGCCGATGTTGCCGGTATAGACGACGTCAAGGATGAGCTGACCGAGATCGTCGCCTTCCTGAAGAACAAGGCGTGGTATGCCCGCCTTGGCGCTCACGTGCCCAAGGGTACGTTGCTGGTCGGTCCTCCCGGTACCGGAAAGACCTTGGTCGCCAAGGCCATTGCTGGCGAAGCGGCGGTCCCGTTCTTTTCCATTTCCGGGTCGGAGTTCGTCGAGATGTTCGTGGGCGTGGGCGCTGCGCGGGTTCGCGATCTTTTCGACCAGGCACGCCAGGCGGCGCCTTGCATCATCTTCATCGATGAGCTGGACGCCTTGGGCAAGATGCGTGGGCTTGGCAGCCTTGGCGGCAATGATGAGAAGGAGCAAACGCTCAATCAACTGCTGGCCGAACTGGATGGCTTTGACGCGCGCGAAGGCGTCGTGCTGCTGGCGGCAACCAACCGCCCCGAAGTGTTGGACCCGGCGCTGCTGCGCGCAGGACGGTTCGATCGGCAGATTCTCATCGACAGGCCCGACCGCAAAGGTCGCCTGGCGATTCTCAAGGTGCACTTGCACAAGATCGTCTACAAGAACGACCTGGACTGCGAGCGCATTGCCGAAATCACGCCAGGCCTGACCGGTGCAGACCTGGCTAACCTGGTGAACGAAGCGGCCATCATCGCCACGCGGCGTGCCAGCCAGTGGGTCGAACTGCAGGACTTCACTGCTGCCGTCGAGCGCCTGGTCGCGGGTGTGGAACGCAAGGGCAACGTGCTGCGCGACGATGAACGTCAAGTGGTCGCGTACCATGAAATGGGCCACGCCTTGGCGGCGAGCAGCCTGCCAGCGATGGACCCGGTGCACAAAGTCTCGATCATCCCCCGCGCCGCTGGCTCGCTGGGTTATACCCTGCAACGGCCCACCGATGACCGTTTCCTGATCAGCGCACAGATGCTCCGTGACCGTATCGTCGTGATGATGGCCGGGCGCGCTGCCGAAAACCTGGCATTCGGCCAGGTCTCGACCGGTGCCGCCGACGACCTGGGGCGCGCCACTGACATAGCCCGGCAGCTGATCACGCGCTTCGGCATGAGCGCGGAGCTGGGCCAGGCGGTGCTGGAGCGGCAGCAGGCCGGTTATCTGGGCGAGTCGGTGTTGCGCCAGGAGCGCAAGGACTATTCTGAACAGACCGCACGGGAGATCGACCTGGGCATTCGTGGCTTGCTGGAAGAGGCCTACAGCCGTGCCCGGGTGTTGCTCGAACAGCGCCGGGCAGATCTCGACGCCGGAGCACGCCTGTTACTGGCCAAGGAGACCATCACCCCCGAAGAATTCCCGGCGCTGCTGCCGCTGGTCAAGGAACCTGTCACCTACCCGCTACTCGACACAGCCAAATGA
- a CDS encoding Lpp/OprI family alanine-zipper lipoprotein, producing MQRYLLVGLTSLLLASTLGCTRWPAEEYDARLESAENNAATARLRADQVCYRIDLVEQTANEALRRATQAEDQIQQLLRQAKHK from the coding sequence ATGCAACGCTATCTGCTTGTCGGATTGACGAGCCTGCTGCTGGCATCCACCCTGGGATGTACGCGTTGGCCTGCCGAGGAATACGATGCACGTCTGGAGTCGGCTGAAAACAACGCGGCGACCGCCAGGCTGCGAGCCGACCAGGTCTGCTACCGGATCGATCTGGTCGAGCAGACCGCCAACGAGGCGCTGCGCAGGGCTACCCAGGCCGAGGACCAGATCCAGCAGTTGCTCCGCCAGGCCAAGCACAAGTAG
- a CDS encoding heavy metal translocating P-type ATPase, giving the protein MSRRWLDPVLLLVCVLALLAGGLAYAAQQPAWASVIWAGGSAIMAVVLAVEMTQRLARREAGIDLIALMSIGAALALEQMLVGAVVALMLATGRALEALSLRHAERELRALIDRAPQRAWVQEHDRLREVPVSEVRPGQVVLVRLGEVVPVDGRLQTEQATLDEAALTGESLPVTRHAGESVPSGVINAGAPLLLLATHTAAQSTYAGIVRLAETARQSRAPFVRLADRYALALIPLTLFIAALAWWASGDVQRVLAVLVVATPCPLILAVPIAILSGISRAARRNILVRDGEVLEALAGIRHVFLDKTGTLTSGHAQLQSIEVKGEGTPLQILQLAASLAQASTHPIAQAIVHAARLRNLALTPAQQVQESPGLGLAGNVQGKAVRLGALAYVRNGTDDGSWAQARLQQLDYLANSGSFVAVDGALKAVLRLADDLRRETPQTLRLLRARGIDKIVMLTGDRPETAEMIALTAGIDELRSGLSAQDKVRLVQQGCRSAPTLMVGDGINDAPALAAADVGVAMGATGVTASAQAAGVVLLVDRLDRLVEVLDIARHAVHIARQGVWVGMSLSLLAMLVAAAGYLPALMGAVLQEGIDLLIIINALRALGPLANRRHNVLSVEDLNRMQDEHRELDGLLTQLSQMACDFARRPVVQARADLRELVGALHDLLERHERDDERRLYPALSRFIPGEDPLSAMSHTHREIFRLIHLLSCMSRDFSRAADSPSADDIQHQLIRLDTLAKLHFDQEEALYRYLDRR; this is encoded by the coding sequence ATGTCACGTCGATGGCTAGACCCGGTCCTGTTGCTGGTGTGCGTTCTGGCCTTGCTGGCCGGTGGGCTGGCCTATGCGGCGCAACAGCCCGCCTGGGCCTCTGTGATCTGGGCCGGTGGCAGCGCGATCATGGCAGTGGTGCTGGCGGTGGAGATGACTCAGCGCCTGGCCAGACGCGAGGCGGGCATCGATCTGATCGCGCTGATGTCTATCGGCGCAGCCTTGGCTCTGGAGCAGATGCTGGTGGGGGCGGTGGTCGCACTCATGCTTGCCACCGGCCGTGCGTTGGAGGCGCTCAGTTTGCGTCATGCCGAGCGCGAGTTGCGCGCACTGATCGACAGGGCTCCCCAACGGGCCTGGGTTCAGGAGCACGACAGGCTGCGAGAGGTGCCCGTGAGCGAAGTCCGGCCTGGCCAGGTCGTGCTGGTGCGACTTGGTGAAGTGGTACCGGTGGACGGACGCCTGCAGACGGAACAGGCGACCCTCGACGAGGCCGCGTTGACTGGCGAATCGTTACCCGTCACCCGCCATGCTGGCGAGTCCGTGCCCAGCGGTGTGATCAACGCGGGCGCGCCGTTGCTGTTGCTGGCCACGCACACCGCCGCGCAGAGCACCTACGCCGGCATCGTGCGTCTGGCCGAAACAGCACGCCAGTCACGAGCACCCTTCGTGCGCTTGGCCGACCGTTACGCGCTGGCGCTCATTCCGCTGACGTTGTTCATCGCCGCGCTGGCTTGGTGGGCCAGTGGCGATGTGCAACGGGTGCTGGCTGTGCTGGTGGTTGCCACGCCTTGCCCACTGATACTGGCAGTACCGATAGCCATTCTGTCAGGTATTTCCAGAGCCGCGCGGCGCAACATCCTGGTGCGCGATGGCGAGGTGCTGGAAGCGCTGGCCGGGATCCGTCATGTGTTCCTCGACAAGACCGGCACCCTGACCAGCGGCCATGCCCAGTTGCAATCGATCGAGGTCAAAGGAGAGGGGACGCCTTTGCAGATCTTGCAACTGGCCGCGTCGTTGGCCCAGGCATCCACCCATCCGATTGCCCAGGCCATTGTTCACGCTGCACGCCTGCGCAATCTGGCGCTGACACCAGCACAACAGGTACAGGAAAGCCCTGGCCTGGGGCTTGCCGGCAATGTGCAGGGCAAGGCCGTCCGCTTGGGGGCCCTGGCTTATGTGCGCAATGGCACAGACGATGGCAGCTGGGCTCAGGCGCGTTTACAGCAACTGGACTACCTGGCCAACAGTGGCAGTTTCGTGGCGGTCGACGGTGCGTTGAAAGCTGTGCTGCGGCTTGCCGACGACCTGCGTCGGGAAACACCCCAGACCTTGCGTCTGCTACGTGCCCGCGGCATCGACAAGATTGTCATGCTGACCGGAGATCGCCCGGAAACGGCCGAGATGATTGCTCTGACAGCGGGCATCGACGAACTTCGTTCAGGGCTTTCTGCGCAGGACAAAGTTCGCCTGGTCCAGCAAGGCTGCCGCAGTGCACCGACGCTGATGGTCGGTGATGGCATCAACGATGCGCCGGCGTTGGCTGCAGCCGATGTTGGCGTTGCCATGGGTGCCACTGGTGTGACTGCCTCGGCGCAGGCCGCCGGTGTGGTCTTGCTGGTCGACAGGCTCGATCGGTTGGTCGAGGTACTGGATATCGCCCGGCATGCCGTGCATATCGCCCGGCAGGGGGTATGGGTGGGCATGAGCCTGTCATTGCTGGCTATGCTGGTCGCCGCAGCCGGTTACCTGCCAGCATTGATGGGGGCGGTGCTGCAGGAAGGTATCGACCTGTTGATCATCATCAACGCCTTGCGCGCGCTTGGTCCCTTGGCGAACCGACGGCACAACGTGCTCTCCGTGGAAGACCTGAACCGGATGCAGGATGAGCATCGGGAACTCGACGGGCTGCTGACGCAGCTTAGCCAGATGGCTTGCGACTTCGCCAGGCGCCCTGTCGTGCAGGCTCGGGCCGACCTGCGCGAGCTGGTCGGTGCGCTGCACGACCTACTGGAGCGGCACGAGCGCGACGACGAACGCCGCTTGTATCCGGCGTTGAGCCGTTTCATTCCCGGCGAAGATCCACTGTCTGCAATGAGCCATACCCATCGGGAAATCTTTCGGCTCATCCATCTGCTGTCGTGCATGAGCCGGGATTTCAGCCGGGCGGCCGACAGCCCGAGCGCCGACGATATCCAGCACCAACTCATCCGTCTGGATACTCTGGCCAAGCTGCACTTTGACCAGGAAGAAGCCTTGTATCGATATCTGGATCGCCGCTGA